The following proteins come from a genomic window of Pyxidicoccus sp. MSG2:
- a CDS encoding acyl-CoA dehydrogenase family protein yields MSFFQDPPRLGNQHDDDTLLQSYLARTLPEDLHRSLKDELRELGDLGGGYFYQFQLRDRLNEPELTQWDAWGQRIDHIEVSPLWKEAEILAAKRGLVATAYEQKSAEFSRVHQFVLNYLVQASLDVHSCPLAMTDGAARSLLNLGNQELIDRALPHLTSRDPASFWTSGQWMTERTGGSDVGLTQTVARQSPEGWRLSGTKWFTSATTAQIALTLARPEGNGPGGKGLAIFYVETRDAAGKLNGIQINRLKDKFGTRKVPTAELTLDGTLATPVAGLTDGIKNMAWMLNVTRTWNAMGSAWSMRRAMALARDYAQRRVQFGAKLMEKPLHVDTLAGLEAEFQAGFMLAFRAVELLGRMEAKVASEQELLLQRLVTPLAKLTTGRQAVHVTSEVSEAFGGAGYVEDTGIPRLQADSQVLSIWEGTTNVLSLDALRALAKEGTLKAFFHEVEGRLAKVRDSGLQPCVDAASGALEHARAWVFGAMENPATMEAGARRFSLTLGRTLELALLSDHAQWCLDNGHGPRNRAAARRFAQHGVDLIRDEMDLGDARLLS; encoded by the coding sequence ATGAGCTTCTTCCAGGACCCGCCGAGACTTGGAAACCAGCACGACGACGACACGCTCCTGCAGAGCTACCTGGCGCGCACCCTGCCGGAAGACCTGCACCGCTCGCTGAAGGATGAACTCCGCGAGCTGGGCGACCTGGGCGGCGGGTACTTCTACCAGTTCCAGCTTCGCGACCGGCTGAACGAGCCCGAGCTGACGCAGTGGGATGCGTGGGGGCAGCGCATCGACCACATCGAGGTGTCGCCGCTGTGGAAGGAGGCGGAGATCCTCGCGGCGAAGCGGGGGCTGGTGGCGACGGCGTACGAGCAGAAGAGCGCCGAGTTCAGCCGCGTGCACCAGTTCGTCCTGAACTACCTCGTACAGGCATCGTTGGATGTGCACTCGTGCCCGCTGGCGATGACGGATGGGGCGGCAAGATCGCTGCTCAATCTGGGGAACCAGGAGTTGATTGATCGCGCCCTGCCCCACCTGACGTCGAGAGACCCCGCGAGCTTCTGGACGTCGGGCCAGTGGATGACCGAGCGGACCGGCGGCTCGGACGTGGGCCTGACGCAGACGGTGGCGCGGCAGTCTCCCGAGGGGTGGCGACTGTCCGGGACGAAGTGGTTCACGTCCGCGACGACGGCGCAGATAGCGCTGACGCTGGCGCGGCCGGAGGGCAACGGCCCCGGTGGCAAGGGATTGGCCATCTTCTACGTGGAAACCCGGGATGCTGCGGGGAAGCTGAATGGCATCCAGATCAACCGGCTGAAGGACAAGTTCGGGACGCGCAAGGTGCCCACGGCGGAATTGACGCTGGATGGGACGCTGGCGACTCCAGTGGCCGGGCTGACGGATGGCATCAAGAACATGGCGTGGATGCTGAATGTGACGCGCACATGGAATGCTATGGGCTCGGCGTGGAGTATGAGGCGCGCGATGGCGCTAGCTCGTGACTACGCGCAGCGACGAGTGCAGTTCGGCGCGAAGCTGATGGAGAAGCCGCTCCATGTGGATACACTGGCAGGACTGGAAGCGGAGTTCCAGGCGGGGTTCATGCTGGCATTCCGCGCGGTGGAACTACTGGGGCGGATGGAGGCGAAGGTCGCGTCGGAGCAGGAATTGCTTCTACAGCGATTGGTGACGCCACTAGCGAAGCTGACGACGGGGCGGCAAGCGGTGCACGTCACGTCGGAGGTCTCCGAGGCGTTCGGCGGCGCGGGGTACGTGGAGGACACGGGTATCCCGCGGCTCCAAGCGGACTCGCAGGTGCTGTCCATCTGGGAGGGCACGACGAACGTGCTGTCACTGGATGCGCTACGGGCGCTGGCAAAAGAAGGAACGCTTAAGGCATTCTTCCACGAGGTGGAGGGGCGATTGGCAAAGGTGCGGGACTCGGGCCTGCAGCCCTGCGTGGACGCCGCGAGCGGCGCGTTGGAGCACGCACGGGCGTGGGTATTCGGAGCGATGGAAAATCCCGCGACGATGGAGGCCGGGGCCCGGAGGTTCTCTCTGACGCTGGGACGGACGCTGGAACTGGCGCTGCTGAGCGATCATGCACAGTGGTGCCTTGACAATGGTCACGGGCCGCGAAACAGGGCAGCGGCACGGCGGTTCGCGCAGCACGGCGTGGACCTCATCCGGGATGAAATGGATCTAGGTGACGCACGGCTGCTGAGCTGA
- a CDS encoding DUF6209 family protein gives MKRLLSLLTLPLLLIGTAAAAQTTTPVITFNANWTLSESAPLVAGGQVQVAYDATRLPQCRTALPDGSPGWSLTGYYRLSGGAVGSFDVAGAPSTGAAPVIALPVAGPLEVWFRVASAGCEAWDSNYGTNFRFTVQPAGTAVPPTIVFQEGWVEYVVGTLTAGQSFVVDYDLDRLPECRLLYNGAPTWEVWVYYRFDNGVTGSKSVTAVSGYSRFGVPVTITPPAGARSVSMWFENWDRGSCHRWDSNYSANYGFTLN, from the coding sequence GTGAAGCGACTTCTGTCCTTGCTCACCCTGCCCCTGCTGCTCATCGGTACCGCCGCGGCGGCGCAGACGACGACGCCCGTCATCACCTTCAACGCCAACTGGACGCTCTCCGAGTCCGCGCCGCTGGTTGCCGGAGGCCAGGTGCAGGTGGCCTATGACGCCACCCGCCTGCCGCAGTGCCGCACCGCCCTGCCGGACGGGAGCCCCGGATGGAGCCTCACGGGGTACTACCGGCTGAGCGGTGGTGCGGTGGGGAGCTTCGACGTGGCGGGTGCTCCGTCCACGGGCGCCGCGCCCGTCATCGCCCTGCCCGTGGCGGGCCCGCTGGAGGTGTGGTTCCGCGTGGCGAGCGCGGGGTGCGAGGCGTGGGACTCGAACTACGGGACGAACTTCCGGTTCACCGTGCAGCCGGCGGGGACGGCGGTGCCGCCCACGATTGTGTTCCAGGAGGGCTGGGTGGAGTACGTGGTGGGCACGCTGACGGCGGGACAGTCGTTCGTCGTGGACTACGACCTCGACCGGCTCCCCGAGTGCCGGCTCCTCTACAACGGCGCGCCCACGTGGGAGGTGTGGGTGTACTACCGGTTCGACAACGGCGTGACGGGGAGCAAGAGCGTCACGGCGGTGTCCGGGTACTCGCGGTTCGGGGTTCCGGTGACGATTACGCCGCCAGCCGGGGCGAGGTCTGTGTCGATGTGGTTCGAGAACTGGGACCGTGGGTCCTGCCACCGGTGGGACTCGAATTACAGCGCGAACTATGGGTTCACGCTGAACTGA
- a CDS encoding AAA family ATPase, which translates to MPYLTKLHIDQLRHLSNFDIDLSPHANRQFSHLVITGPNGSGKTTLLNGIAKECTLNARKQFKNNDAFKAALEQEIKNRQSLLQSSSTNRIADLENQLYSIDSRIEHYRKQILNQNQEHPVQLQWSTGGGQHSINQAFSSGNSVFFHAPAQRQLGINSVTGPQRLALTTEALTPQVQGDTRNAVAGYILQLLVNKKTERTFASEDGESETVRRIDDWFESARQAFGILLDDPGLKLVFDRVKWDYTLVRSKDGREFNLHGLSHGHASAIQLFSELLVRFEVSRQAKGDPSFNPQGIAIIDELETHLHLRLQEAMLPFLTRAFPTIQFIVATHSPAVVASVPNAVVFDLETQKADRSDALQGIRYGDLATGHFGVQSDYDIATRGKLEDLERLFSKNPRTKEEEAQMRALAGVLAAKSHSLALDVLLRLKVAEVHASAAEAQE; encoded by the coding sequence GTGCCCTATTTAACCAAGCTGCACATTGATCAATTACGTCATTTGAGCAATTTCGACATCGATCTTTCCCCTCACGCAAATCGCCAATTCAGCCATCTAGTCATAACAGGCCCAAATGGGTCAGGAAAAACAACACTGCTCAATGGCATTGCCAAAGAATGCACACTAAACGCGCGAAAACAATTCAAAAACAACGACGCCTTCAAGGCCGCATTGGAACAGGAAATCAAGAACCGACAAAGCCTACTGCAATCAAGCAGTACGAATCGGATAGCGGACCTTGAAAATCAACTATATTCAATTGATAGTCGAATTGAGCACTATCGAAAGCAAATACTAAATCAGAATCAGGAACATCCAGTCCAACTACAGTGGAGCACAGGGGGAGGGCAGCACTCCATCAATCAAGCCTTCTCTTCAGGCAACAGCGTATTTTTTCACGCACCAGCTCAGCGTCAACTGGGAATAAACAGCGTGACTGGGCCACAGAGACTTGCGCTGACTACTGAAGCGTTAACACCTCAGGTCCAGGGAGATACTCGCAACGCGGTGGCTGGCTACATACTGCAACTACTTGTCAACAAGAAGACCGAGCGAACTTTCGCGAGCGAGGATGGAGAGTCAGAGACAGTAAGGAGAATTGACGATTGGTTTGAGAGCGCTCGGCAGGCGTTTGGGATTCTTCTAGATGACCCAGGCTTGAAATTGGTCTTTGATCGCGTCAAATGGGATTACACTCTTGTGCGCTCCAAGGATGGGCGTGAGTTTAATCTACATGGCCTCTCGCATGGACATGCCTCTGCCATTCAACTATTCTCTGAGTTGCTCGTGCGTTTTGAAGTTTCTCGACAGGCCAAAGGGGATCCTTCCTTCAACCCTCAGGGTATCGCAATCATTGATGAGCTTGAGACGCACCTGCATTTGCGACTCCAAGAGGCCATGCTACCGTTTTTAACTCGTGCGTTTCCAACCATTCAGTTCATCGTGGCAACACACTCACCTGCCGTGGTCGCAAGCGTTCCCAACGCCGTAGTCTTCGATCTCGAGACACAAAAGGCCGATCGTAGCGATGCGCTACAAGGAATTCGCTATGGCGACCTAGCTACGGGACATTTCGGGGTTCAGTCCGATTACGACATCGCAACAAGGGGCAAGCTGGAAGACCTCGAAAGACTTTTTTCCAAGAACCCTCGAACTAAAGAAGAGGAAGCTCAAATGCGCGCACTTGCAGGCGTGCTCGCCGCGAAGTCGCACAGTTTAGCACTCGACGTGCTGCTTCGGTTGAAAGTAGCGGAAGTGCATGCGAGTGCGGCCGAGGCGCAGGAGTGA
- a CDS encoding ATP-binding protein translates to MKFLCVSTEPQHPVAEELRRQGQDVSVASTVLEAGSALVHGPVDVLVVESGDLAADARWLDSLRMRARPDEPLVLGVARTDSDADLEPLLAAGVDEYLVAPFTPSEVRARRLMLERRGAARRQRRTSEEAARGEMERLAAIIQTQADVALAGLDLDEIMRLLCERARVLCGAEGAAVALMEEGIVEYRVATGSVAQHTGFKLRVEGSLTGASLLRGEVMRTDDTEEDVRVNVHATRQVGARSMICVPLWREARPVGALNVISIRPNAFDDRDVRTLELMAGLLGAAMGNAAEAKARQELMAQRTAALAALQESQELFASFMNNSPVVAFIKDEQGRRIWVNESYRRFFRLPEGVDLALIDDTALMPVASAEHVRREDQAVLASGKAWASEGMIPSPDGSERYWLTYRFIVKERSGRRLLGGVSLDVTERKSMQAQLVVADRLAAVGTLAAGVAHEINNPLAFVLSNLSFLSGELQGVSRELPPGRTAEMEEVLREASDGAHRVRQIVRDLRTFSRGDDEVATAVNVQAVLESAITMARGELKMRAQIVREYREVPLVEGNEGRFGQVFLNLLINAAQAIPQGKPDQHEVRLVLRHSGDRVIVEVKDTGVGMPPEVRARIFDPFFTTKPVGEGTGLGLSICHGIVTGFGGEITVESEEGRGSTFRVVLPVAQRGRDVALPPIRPHLLT, encoded by the coding sequence ATGAAGTTCCTCTGCGTCAGCACCGAGCCTCAGCACCCCGTGGCGGAGGAGCTGCGTCGGCAGGGCCAGGACGTCTCCGTGGCCTCGACGGTGCTGGAGGCGGGCTCGGCGCTGGTGCACGGGCCGGTGGACGTGCTGGTGGTGGAGTCCGGGGACCTGGCGGCGGACGCGCGGTGGCTGGACTCGCTGCGGATGCGGGCGCGGCCGGACGAGCCGCTGGTGCTGGGGGTGGCGCGGACGGACTCGGACGCGGACCTGGAGCCGCTGCTGGCGGCGGGCGTGGACGAGTACCTGGTGGCGCCCTTCACCCCGAGCGAGGTGCGCGCGCGGCGGCTGATGCTGGAGCGACGCGGCGCGGCGCGGCGTCAGCGGCGGACGTCCGAGGAGGCGGCGCGCGGGGAGATGGAGCGGCTGGCCGCCATCATCCAGACGCAGGCAGACGTGGCGCTGGCGGGGCTGGACCTGGATGAAATCATGCGGCTGCTGTGCGAGCGCGCGCGGGTGCTGTGCGGCGCGGAGGGCGCGGCGGTGGCGTTGATGGAGGAGGGGATTGTCGAGTACCGCGTGGCCACCGGCAGCGTGGCCCAGCACACCGGCTTCAAGCTGAGGGTGGAGGGCAGCCTCACCGGCGCCAGCCTGCTGCGCGGCGAGGTCATGCGCACGGACGACACCGAGGAGGATGTGCGCGTCAACGTGCACGCCACGCGGCAGGTGGGGGCGCGCTCGATGATTTGCGTCCCACTCTGGCGCGAGGCGCGGCCGGTGGGGGCGCTCAACGTCATCTCCATCCGGCCGAACGCGTTCGATGACCGGGACGTGCGCACGCTGGAGCTGATGGCGGGCCTGCTCGGCGCGGCCATGGGCAACGCCGCGGAGGCGAAGGCGCGCCAGGAGCTGATGGCCCAGCGCACGGCCGCGCTTGCGGCGCTGCAGGAGTCGCAGGAGCTGTTCGCGTCCTTCATGAACAACAGCCCGGTGGTGGCCTTCATCAAGGACGAGCAGGGCCGGCGCATCTGGGTGAACGAGTCCTACCGCCGCTTCTTCCGGCTGCCGGAAGGGGTGGACCTGGCGCTCATCGACGACACGGCGCTGATGCCGGTGGCGTCCGCGGAGCACGTGCGCCGGGAGGACCAGGCGGTGCTCGCGTCGGGCAAGGCCTGGGCCAGCGAGGGCATGATTCCGTCACCGGACGGCAGCGAGCGCTACTGGCTCACCTACCGCTTCATCGTGAAGGAGCGCTCCGGGCGGCGCCTGTTGGGCGGCGTGTCGCTGGACGTCACCGAGCGCAAGTCCATGCAGGCGCAGCTCGTGGTGGCGGACCGGCTGGCGGCGGTGGGCACGCTGGCGGCCGGCGTGGCGCACGAAATCAACAACCCGCTGGCCTTCGTGCTGTCCAACCTGTCCTTCCTCTCCGGTGAGCTGCAGGGCGTGTCCCGCGAGCTGCCGCCGGGGCGCACCGCGGAGATGGAAGAAGTGCTGCGCGAGGCTTCCGACGGCGCGCACCGCGTGCGGCAGATCGTCCGGGACCTGCGCACCTTCTCGCGCGGGGACGACGAGGTGGCCACCGCCGTCAACGTGCAGGCGGTGCTCGAGTCGGCGATTACGATGGCGCGCGGCGAGCTGAAGATGCGGGCGCAGATTGTCCGCGAGTACCGCGAGGTGCCGCTGGTGGAGGGCAACGAGGGGCGCTTCGGGCAGGTGTTCCTCAACCTGCTCATCAACGCCGCGCAGGCCATTCCGCAGGGCAAGCCGGACCAGCACGAGGTTCGCCTGGTGCTGCGCCACTCGGGAGACCGGGTCATCGTGGAGGTGAAGGACACCGGCGTCGGCATGCCGCCGGAGGTGCGCGCGCGCATCTTCGACCCGTTCTTCACCACCAAGCCGGTGGGCGAGGGCACCGGGCTGGGGCTGTCCATCTGCCACGGCATCGTCACCGGCTTCGGCGGCGAAATCACCGTGGAGAGCGAGGAGGGGCGGGGCAGCACCTTCCGCGTCGTCCTCCCGGTGGCGCAGCGCGGCCGCGACGTGGCCCTGCCCCCCATTCGCCCTCACCTGCTGACCTGA
- a CDS encoding phytanoyl-CoA dioxygenase family protein, with protein sequence MLCVDAEQFDISLALAHYAEHGYARLGRVLGDEGLEALRERADDLMLGRVVHEGMFFQPDATTGRYEDAPLGLGWQGPSLDYRKLEKLEKDPRFLAWLENPLFERIARARISGDVVLYRAILFHKGQAGGSNLPWHQDGGRLWGLTREPDLQIWTALDDAPEGGGCLEVVPGSHRDGLVTALGGVIPTDAVAAADAEHRALLLPARAGESILIHNHVWHRSGRGRPGLRRRAFSACYMGADVRCLRKKKAPRVFPPVFRR encoded by the coding sequence ATGCTCTGCGTGGACGCGGAACAGTTCGATATCAGCCTGGCGCTCGCACACTACGCCGAGCACGGCTACGCGCGGCTGGGCCGCGTGCTCGGCGACGAGGGCCTGGAGGCCCTGCGCGAGCGGGCGGACGACCTCATGCTCGGCCGCGTCGTCCATGAGGGCATGTTCTTCCAGCCGGACGCGACCACGGGCCGGTACGAAGACGCGCCCCTGGGGCTGGGCTGGCAGGGGCCGTCGCTGGACTACCGCAAGCTGGAGAAGCTGGAGAAGGACCCGCGCTTCCTGGCGTGGCTGGAGAACCCGCTGTTCGAGCGCATCGCCCGCGCCCGCATCTCCGGCGACGTCGTCCTCTACCGCGCCATCCTCTTCCACAAGGGCCAGGCCGGGGGCAGCAACCTGCCCTGGCACCAGGACGGGGGCCGGCTGTGGGGCCTCACCCGCGAGCCGGATTTGCAGATCTGGACGGCGCTGGACGACGCACCCGAGGGCGGCGGCTGTCTGGAAGTGGTCCCCGGCAGCCACCGGGACGGCCTGGTGACGGCGCTGGGCGGCGTCATCCCCACGGACGCGGTGGCCGCCGCGGACGCCGAGCACCGCGCCCTGCTCCTTCCCGCCCGCGCCGGCGAGTCCATCCTCATCCACAACCACGTATGGCACCGCTCCGGACGCGGGCGTCCCGGGTTGCGCCGCCGCGCCTTCTCCGCCTGCTACATGGGCGCGGACGTCCGCTGCCTGAGGAAGAAGAAGGCCCCGCGCGTCTTCCCGCCCGTGTTCCGGCGCTAG
- a CDS encoding alpha/beta fold hydrolase, translating into MPYRRSTRFVTAPDGTRVAWHTHQGNLLEDSADTELAERPTVLLTNGIGTSENFWRYIVANLEQDHRVVHWNYRGHGSSENSISGDYRVPVHVDDLERVTEAVMARGNGRPPLHVAFSMGVRVLLELYRKRPDLVPAMTLIAGTPGAPGSGKDSLRARVALSATRGLFRATTPALPLAAPVAHAVMASRFAYPLGRAVGALRARAPRADIDEFMHALRRMSPEAYWYTLRGLAEGHAWDVVGRVRVPTLIIAARDDTLVPLSEVERMRDAMPHAHWMRVDDAGHAGLLEAGTEIADAVRAFLVQHGMEAARPGSPAEPLPG; encoded by the coding sequence ATGCCCTACCGCCGCTCCACGCGCTTCGTCACCGCCCCGGATGGGACCCGGGTGGCCTGGCATACACACCAAGGCAACCTGCTGGAGGACTCCGCCGACACGGAGCTCGCGGAGCGGCCGACGGTGCTGCTGACCAACGGCATCGGCACGTCGGAGAACTTCTGGCGCTACATCGTCGCCAACCTGGAGCAGGACCACCGGGTGGTGCACTGGAACTACCGCGGGCACGGCAGCAGCGAGAATTCCATCAGCGGCGACTACCGCGTGCCCGTGCACGTGGATGATCTGGAGCGCGTCACCGAGGCCGTGATGGCCCGGGGCAACGGGCGGCCGCCGCTGCACGTGGCCTTCTCCATGGGGGTGCGCGTCCTGCTCGAGCTGTACCGGAAGCGGCCGGACCTGGTGCCCGCGATGACGCTCATCGCCGGCACGCCCGGGGCGCCGGGCTCGGGGAAGGACAGCCTGCGCGCGCGCGTGGCGCTGTCCGCCACCCGGGGCCTGTTCCGGGCCACCACGCCCGCGCTGCCGCTGGCGGCGCCGGTGGCGCACGCGGTGATGGCCAGCCGCTTCGCCTATCCACTGGGACGCGCGGTGGGCGCGCTGCGCGCCCGGGCGCCACGCGCGGACATCGACGAGTTCATGCATGCACTGCGGCGGATGAGCCCGGAGGCGTACTGGTACACGCTGCGCGGGCTGGCGGAGGGACACGCGTGGGACGTGGTGGGCCGCGTGAGGGTGCCCACGCTCATCATCGCCGCGAGAGATGACACCCTGGTGCCCCTGAGCGAGGTGGAGCGCATGCGCGATGCCATGCCCCACGCGCACTGGATGCGGGTGGATGACGCCGGCCACGCGGGGCTCCTGGAGGCGGGCACGGAGATCGCCGACGCCGTGCGCGCCTTCCTCGTGCAGCACGGCATGGAGGCGGCCCGTCCGGGCTCGCCCGCCGAGCCGCTTCCGGGCTGA
- a CDS encoding WbqC family protein, which translates to MPGIPGILVAEQPHYLPWVDFYEQVARAGTLLVLDNVQWLRRGWQRRTRVALPANVPVPPPTEPGFQWLSIPLEDPHRDTLISDLAVDTRQPWARKHLQTLVTLYGRRPHFATQVLPLMEPFYDAAAREGGPGSLLRVLLSSMALFHEPLGLRPHVLLASTLERQGEDKSGRLVAYCQQLGAHTYYSGLGSSLYLQTGLFRDADVRVLWQRFRHPPYPQGREGRFVHGMSLVDVLANVPVDEVRQWLEPSPWGPFAPAP; encoded by the coding sequence GTGCCGGGTATCCCTGGAATCCTGGTGGCCGAGCAGCCTCACTACCTGCCGTGGGTGGACTTCTACGAGCAGGTGGCGCGCGCGGGCACCCTGCTGGTGCTGGACAACGTGCAGTGGCTGCGGCGCGGCTGGCAGCGGCGCACCCGCGTGGCGCTGCCGGCCAACGTCCCCGTGCCCCCGCCCACCGAGCCCGGCTTCCAGTGGCTGTCCATCCCCCTGGAGGATCCGCACCGGGACACGCTCATCAGCGACCTGGCGGTGGACACGCGCCAGCCGTGGGCACGCAAGCACCTCCAGACGCTGGTGACGCTGTACGGACGGCGGCCGCACTTCGCCACGCAGGTGCTGCCGCTCATGGAGCCCTTCTACGACGCGGCGGCGCGCGAGGGCGGGCCGGGCTCGTTGCTGCGGGTGCTGCTGTCGAGCATGGCGCTGTTCCACGAGCCGCTGGGGCTGCGGCCCCACGTCCTGCTGGCCTCCACGCTGGAGCGCCAGGGCGAGGACAAGTCGGGACGGCTGGTGGCGTACTGCCAGCAGCTCGGCGCGCACACCTACTACTCGGGCCTGGGCTCGTCGCTGTACCTGCAGACGGGCCTGTTCCGGGACGCGGACGTGCGCGTGTTGTGGCAGCGCTTCCGGCACCCGCCCTACCCGCAGGGCCGCGAGGGCCGCTTCGTCCACGGCATGTCGCTGGTGGACGTGCTGGCCAACGTCCCCGTGGACGAGGTGCGCCAGTGGCTGGAGCCCTCGCCCTGGGGGCCCTTCGCCCCGGCGCCCTGA
- a CDS encoding imm11 family protein codes for MTNRHFFRLDFDVDVPGRWYLREPKNLEGQEVSDIWAFIEGKPVSAPGPLRIPFSRPGNPLDFDKTTVAGTPVVSARIVAVFREMAPHDVQLFPVKIEGQLEPHHILNVACTVRCIDDAACEEVQLYTPEDGYPERVGEYHSVSGLRIDKSKVGDARVFRLWGWHPPIIVDGDIKEALERAGIVGDSSTKSEEVGGTVRCAHPRERVLTSAHELLPGPAETWKPARRRHAPAELPGAHPAGRPAPLAEG; via the coding sequence GTGACGAATCGCCACTTCTTCCGACTCGACTTCGACGTGGACGTACCGGGGCGTTGGTACCTGCGTGAGCCCAAGAATCTCGAAGGGCAAGAGGTCTCCGACATCTGGGCGTTCATCGAGGGAAAGCCAGTGAGTGCCCCCGGGCCGCTGCGCATCCCCTTTTCTCGGCCCGGCAATCCCCTGGACTTCGACAAGACAACCGTCGCCGGAACCCCCGTTGTGAGCGCGCGGATCGTCGCTGTATTCCGCGAGATGGCGCCCCATGACGTGCAGCTCTTCCCTGTAAAGATCGAAGGACAACTCGAGCCCCATCACATCCTCAACGTCGCGTGCACCGTTCGCTGTATCGACGACGCAGCATGTGAAGAGGTCCAGCTCTACACTCCGGAAGATGGATACCCGGAACGTGTAGGTGAGTACCACTCGGTGTCCGGTCTCCGGATCGACAAGTCGAAGGTCGGCGACGCCCGTGTGTTCCGGCTGTGGGGCTGGCATCCACCCATCATCGTTGACGGGGACATCAAGGAAGCGCTGGAGCGTGCCGGGATTGTGGGGGACTCTTCGACGAAGTCTGAAGAGGTCGGCGGGACTGTGCGATGTGCCCATCCGCGAGAGCGGGTGTTAACTTCGGCGCATGAGCTTCTTCCAGGACCCGCCGAGACTTGGAAACCAGCACGACGACGACACGCTCCTGCAGAGCTACCTGGCGCGCACCCTGCCGGAAGACCTGCACCGCTCGCTGAAGGATGA
- a CDS encoding ATPase, protein MSLFRRPSPPAAGEPADEDNNRSVTPVETPAVPAASPVLSGPPRARTGLTGTSPALPPRPPAPAAQRPPPAPQEGTDFATERRSVVVSPDAAIPERRAPAPLAPPPERRAPPGAPPPERRAAAPAPQVATPAYTGPDRRASAAPPPGPERRAMPRRNTDGSMPAATGDRFWPQQPRGLDETGLTATFIEELVLKALFAAGEMRGMDLAARLQLPTAIVDDIIEGLRRQKYVDIRGGGSSGVGKSTMIYQLTPFVTDVLRQINDRNRYNGPAPVPFQEWVAAVKKQTVRGNRITRARMQDKFGELVIRDYIFDGIGPAMNSGRAIFFYGPPGNGKTAICQGMVNCFDGDVFIPHALLIDDFVVKIFDANLHKPVEDDGAPAYDRRWVRCRRPLVVVGGELTLEMLDLVYSPEVKYYEAPFQMKASNGMLLIDDFGRQKVSPKDLLNRWIVPLESDIDMLTLHTGKKVQVPFDVFAAFSTNLDPSDLVDDAFLRRVRYKLEVQRPDEEQFHEIFQIMCRKRGVEYDAAAVDYLIDTHYRPVNRPFAACQPRDLLDQVIDMAHYQGTEPRLDHALLDSAVRGYFVRFDQNKTP, encoded by the coding sequence ATGTCCCTGTTCAGGAGGCCGTCCCCCCCGGCCGCAGGCGAGCCGGCCGACGAAGACAACAACCGCAGCGTCACCCCCGTGGAGACGCCCGCGGTCCCCGCGGCATCCCCCGTGCTCTCCGGCCCGCCTCGCGCGCGCACGGGGCTCACCGGCACCAGCCCCGCGCTCCCACCCCGGCCTCCCGCCCCCGCCGCCCAGCGCCCGCCACCCGCGCCTCAGGAGGGCACCGACTTCGCCACCGAGCGCCGCTCCGTCGTCGTCTCCCCGGACGCCGCCATCCCTGAGCGCCGCGCCCCGGCCCCGCTCGCCCCACCGCCCGAGCGCCGCGCCCCGCCTGGCGCTCCGCCCCCCGAGCGCCGCGCCGCCGCTCCCGCCCCCCAGGTCGCCACCCCCGCGTACACCGGCCCGGATCGCCGTGCCTCCGCCGCGCCGCCCCCGGGCCCCGAGCGCCGCGCCATGCCGCGCCGGAACACGGACGGCTCCATGCCCGCCGCCACCGGGGACCGGTTCTGGCCCCAGCAGCCGCGCGGCCTGGACGAGACGGGCCTCACGGCGACCTTCATCGAGGAGCTCGTCCTCAAGGCCCTCTTCGCCGCCGGTGAGATGCGCGGCATGGACCTGGCCGCCCGCCTCCAGCTCCCCACGGCCATCGTCGACGACATCATCGAGGGCCTGCGCCGCCAGAAGTACGTGGACATCCGCGGCGGCGGCTCGTCCGGCGTGGGCAAGTCCACGATGATCTACCAGCTCACCCCCTTCGTCACGGACGTGCTGCGGCAGATCAACGACCGCAACCGCTACAACGGCCCCGCGCCCGTGCCCTTCCAGGAGTGGGTGGCCGCGGTGAAGAAGCAGACCGTCCGCGGCAACCGCATCACCCGCGCGCGGATGCAGGACAAGTTCGGCGAGCTCGTCATCCGCGACTACATCTTCGACGGCATCGGCCCGGCGATGAACTCCGGCCGCGCCATCTTCTTCTACGGCCCGCCCGGCAACGGCAAGACGGCCATCTGCCAGGGGATGGTGAACTGCTTCGACGGGGACGTCTTCATCCCCCACGCGCTGCTCATCGACGACTTCGTGGTGAAGATCTTCGACGCCAACCTCCACAAGCCCGTGGAGGACGACGGCGCGCCCGCGTACGACAGGCGCTGGGTGCGCTGCCGGCGCCCGCTCGTCGTGGTGGGCGGTGAGCTGACGCTGGAGATGCTCGACCTCGTCTACTCGCCGGAGGTGAAGTACTACGAGGCCCCGTTCCAGATGAAGGCGAGCAACGGGATGCTCCTCATCGACGACTTCGGCCGGCAGAAGGTGTCGCCCAAGGATCTGCTCAACCGGTGGATCGTCCCGCTGGAGAGCGACATCGACATGCTCACCCTGCACACCGGCAAGAAGGTGCAGGTGCCCTTCGACGTGTTCGCCGCCTTCTCCACCAACCTGGACCCCAGCGACCTCGTGGACGACGCCTTCCTGCGCCGCGTCCGCTACAAGCTGGAGGTGCAGCGCCCGGACGAGGAGCAGTTCCACGAGATCTTCCAGATCATGTGCAGGAAGCGCGGCGTGGAATACGACGCGGCCGCCGTGGACTACCTCATCGACACGCACTACCGCCCGGTGAACCGCCCCTTCGCGGCCTGCCAGCCTCGCGACCTGCTCGACCAGGTCATCGACATGGCCCACTACCAGGGCACCGAGCCCCGGTTGGATCACGCGCTGCTGGACTCGGCGGTGCGGGGCTACTTCGTCCGCTTCGACCAGAACAAGACGCCCTGA